Proteins found in one Zea mays cultivar B73 chromosome 1, Zm-B73-REFERENCE-NAM-5.0, whole genome shotgun sequence genomic segment:
- the LOC100285676 gene encoding ribose-5-phosphate isomerase, with protein MDVPARPGPLGARASPQSRPSKAFCTCAQTAAAVDTRAATPRSKPPLLPPPPLTMGSAAASPQPSGNLTQDELKRVAAHRAVEFVESGMTLGLGTGSTAAHALDRLGDLLRAGALPGVAGVPTSLKTEAHAARVGIPLLPLDAASGASIRLSIDGADEVDPDLNLVKGRGGSLLREKMIEGAGDRFVVIVDESKLVPRLGCTGAVPVEVIPFGAPHTLGLIRKVFDGVPGFHARLRTVPAANGEDSDAPFLTDNGNYIVEMFFEDGIRGDLLDISDRLLRITGVIEHGMFLGMATTVIVANKDGTVTVINKKKMNQAVSSTSTRGRGKSERVWTYFEDEALLKALFELSLDPKWKSEGSFKNGYLSVLKATLAEKIPGCGLTAVPHIESRVRHFRTKYGAIEVMLANSGFSWDENRKMVQCEKQQYEDHCKRHPDAKGLYGISFPHLDTLAAIYGKDIATGKGAEGLGDAISNLEKEITLEESHDREVEEDSMSRETPRWASDRNLLDSTSSTSKRRKRDKGNEVRKSSDPFLDMLGEFRDDLKNASNHFGKMTEIMEREAKLQEEAAHKDPMQVLQQKSITELTRLGFTSTELVKAASVFVNVPNQMTMLFALPETLRRGFILNMLANEAQKN; from the exons ATGGAtgtgccggcccggcccggcccgctcGGCGCTCGTGCTTCTCCCCAGTCCCGTCCATCCAAAGCGTTTTGCACTTGTGCACAAACTGCGGCTGCTGTAGATACGCGCGCCGCCACTCCAAGGTCCAAGCCTCCCTTGCTCCCGCCACCGCCCCTCACCATGGGCAGCGCCGCCGCCTCTCCGCAGCCGTCTGGGAATCTGACGCAGGACGAGCTCAAGCGCGTGGCGGCGCACCGCGCGGTGGAGTTCGTGGAGTCCGGCATGACGCTGGGCCTGGGCACGGGTTCCACGGCCGCGCACGCGCTGGACCGCCTGGGCGACCTCCTCCGCGCGGGCGCGCTGCCCGGGGTCGCCGGCGTTCCCACCTCCCTCAAGACGGAGGCCCACGCCGCCCGCGTCGGGATCCCGCTGCTTCCGCTCGACGCCGCCTCGGGCGCCAGCATCCGCCTCTCCATCGACGGCGCCGACGAGGTCGACCCGGACCTCAACCTCGTCAAGGGCCGCGGCGGGTCGCTGCTCCGGGAGAAGATGATCGAGGGCGCCGGCGATCGGTTCGTCGTCATCGTCGACGAGTCCAAGCTCGTGCCGAGGCTCGGCTGCACGGGCGCCGTCCCCGTCGAGGTCATCCCCTTCGGCGCGCCCCACACGCTCGGCCTCATCCGCAAGGTGTTCGATGGAGTGCCTGGCTTCCACGCCAGGCTGAGGACGGTCCCCGCCGCCAATGGGGAGGACTCGGACGCGCCGTTCCTCACCGACAACGGCAACTACATCGTGGAGATGTTCTTCGAGGACGGTATCCGCGGCGACCTGCTGGACATCAGCGATCGTCTGCTCCGGATCACCGGCGTCATCGAGCATGGCATGTTTCTTGGCATGGCCACTACAGTCATCGTCGCTAACAAGGACGGCACCGTCACAGTCATCAACAAGAAGAA GATGAATCAAGCCGTGAGCTCAACTTCAACGCGTGGAAGAGGAAAAAGTGAAAGGGTGTGGACTTATTTTGAGGATGAAGCATTGTTGAAGGCACTCTTTGAGCTATCCCTTGATCCAAAGTGGAAAAGTGAGGGTAGTTTCAAGAATGGTTATCTTTCTGTCCTCAAAGCTACACTTGCTGAAAAAATTCCAGGTTGTGGCCTCACTGCAGTTCCACATATTGAGTCTAGGGTCAGACACTTTAGAACAAAGTATGGTGCAATTGAGGTTATGCTAGCAAATAGTGGGTTTTCTTGGGATGAGAACAGGAAGATGGTACAATGTGAGAAGCAACAATATGAGGACCATTGTAAG AGACATCCTGATGCAAAGGGCTTATATGGCATTTCATTCCCACACCTTGATACCTTAGCCGCTATATATGGGAAGGACATTGCGACAGGAAAAGGTGCTGAAGGTCTTGGTGATGCTATTTCAAACTTGGAGAAAGAAATAACTTTGGAAGAGAGTCATGATCGAGAAGTGGAAGAAGATAGTATGTCTAGAGAAACACCACGATGGGCTTCAGATAGGAACTTACTTGATTCTACTTCATCAACCTCTAAGAGAAGGAAGCGAGACAAAGGAAATGAAGTTCGCAAGTCAAGTGACCCATTTTTGGATATGTTAGGTGAATTTCGTGATGATCTTAAGAACGCTTCAAATCACTTTGGAAAAATGACTGAAATCATGGAGCGTGAAGCTAAGCTCCAAGAGGAGGCTGCACATAAGGATCCAATGCAAGTCCTACAACAAAAATCTATAACTGAGCTGACTAGGTTGGGATTTACCAGTACTGAGCTTGTCAAGGCAGCGAGTGTGTTTGTGAATGTGCCAAACCAGATGACCATGCTTTTTGCACTTCCAGAGACTCTAAGGAGAGGGTTCATACTGAACATGCTCGCCA ATGAGGCTCAAAAGAATTGA